In Solanum lycopersicum chromosome 5, SLM_r2.1, the following are encoded in one genomic region:
- the LOC138348774 gene encoding uncharacterized protein, which yields MGSVAHVEEEMKELVKDVHRLDCLGVHLMSISDSGVTIQNGAESSLLVEIKEKRDSELRQHILAEAHNSMYSIHPSSTKMYCNLREVYWWNGMKRDITDFVKLPRTRRQNDSIWVIIDRMTKYSRFLAVKTKNSVKDYVKLHINEIVRLHGVPLSIISNRGPRLTSNF from the exons atgggtagtgtagcccatgttgaggaagaaatgaaggagctagtgaaggatgttcacaggcttgatTGCTTGGGAGTtcaccttatgagcatatcagacagtggTGTAACAATTCAAAATGGGGCAGAATCGTCTTTACTTGTGGAGATTAAGGAAAAGCGAGACA gtgagttgagacaacatattcttgcagaagcccataactctatgtattctattcatccaagTTCCACTAAGATGTACTGCAATTTgcgagaagtctattggtggaatggcatgaagagggatataacagattttgtga aaTTACCGCGTACTCGCAGACAgaatgactccatttgggtgataattgataggatgactaagtatTCTCGATTTTTAGCGGTCAAGACTAAAAATTCGGTGAAGGACTATGTCAAGCTTCACatcaatgaaattgtgaggttgcatggggttcctttgtctatcatctcaaatAGAGGTCCTCGGCTTACATCTAATTTTTGa